The sequence CACCTATCAGTGTGGTTGGTGGAACGTAGCGCAGAGCAGTTCGCATCTTGCTCTGAGGAAGGGCGCGGAGGGCTATTATCCCGGTGGGCCTCAGCTGAACCTTTAAAAATAAAGGCAAGGGAACCACCTCAGAAGGCTCCCTTCTCGTTGAGGTAGTCAATTGCCTCCTTCAGAGCCTCTTCTGGGACTTTCTCCTCTCCCGCCACGACGAGGAAGCTCTCCTCCCCAAAGCTCTTAAGAACCTCCAGCCGTCTCTTAGTTTTTTCTATGTAGTCGTCGTAAATCGGAGAGGTAACGACAAAAGGATGATCTGTGACTGCCACAACAAGCTCCGTTATGCCTCCAACTGGGAAGAAGCGGGAGAGCTTGGCTCCAAACTGACTGGATGACAGCATTCTGAAGAGTGCCTTTAGCGACACCTCGCGTCTCTTCTTTATCTCGTCCCCATCGAGTACCGGCTTTGAAGTTATCGCGCTCACACCCACTGCGTCAAGGTCGAGGTTGAAGGTGAAGCCATAGAGTGCGGTGCCAGTTTCAACGTAGTATATCATCTGCTCGGAGGCGTTACCCTTCTTGCTCGATGCGTCCATCTGTGCGTGTCTAGCATGGAGTTGCGGCTCAGAAGTGGCAAAGAGAGCGACCGACTTGACTGGGAGGGCGTAGCTTACTTGGAATGCTGAGCTCCTTCTAACTGGTGGCTTCTCGGCGTATAGAAAACCACCAACGTCTTCAACAACACAAGCTTTGACTATTGCCTCTTCGATGGCCTTAGGATCGTCTGGGATGGGGTTAACTTTCTTCCCAAGATGCACTTTGTTCATAGACTTGTAGAACTCGCCTCTCTGACAGTCATCACAGACAGGTAGACCTGCCGAGAGGGCCTCCCTAACGAGGTGCTCCTGGTATGCGTGGGCCAGGCTTTCCCCACTTATAGCTGGCACGTAGACCGTTTTCAGCTTTCCGTCTTCCTCGACTAGGTAGGGAACACGCCTGTGCTTGCCGTAGTTTCCGGCTGTTTCGACCATGTTGAGGGCCTCAACGTTGGCCTCAAACCTAACTCCAACACTCAAAAACACCACTCATCACCTCCCGAGTTTTCTTTCTTTGAGGGATACGAGAGGGCAAGGGTCGCCACGAGCTTTGCAACTCCCATATCCGAGCGAACGTCGTCGAGGAATTTCTTTACTTCCTCATCGCTTGGAATTCCCGGCACAGGGATTTTATTTCCGTCTTTCTCCACGTACCTCCTTCCATCTCCTCCAATAGAAGCACTTTCTCTGATCGACCTAAAAGCTCTGAGAGCCTCAAGAAGTGTCACTTCAACAGGTTCTGGGTTTAGTGCGTTCCCAATCCGATCCACATAGCTGAAGTTCTTTGTCTGGACAAAGAACCTCAGCATTTTCACGATGCCTTCATACTCTGTCTCTACCATGTAGTTCACCTCAATTATAGAATGATTTTTACTGAATTTAAGGTTTACGTTTAGAATATGTTTAATAAGGATAAGGAAAATGTTCAGAAAAATCTAAACATAATTTTTTTCACCCTGTGAGGAGGATACTTATCAAAGCCGTTTTGTAGGAGCTACTTGACTTCATGTGTTCTTGTTTAGAGATCTCCGAACATCTTAGAACCACGCCACCAACGGCTCGTAGTCCTTGATTCCAACGAGATGTTTTATCAGCTTATATGCCTCAAGCCTTATTAGTCTCTGTTTTGTCACGTTCTTCTTGAGCCCAGGGTGTTTTACACTTTTTCCAAGCTCTTCATTGTAGGCTTTCAAAACGGTCTTCATGCCTTCCTTTGTTAGCAGGACACCGTTTAGCTCCTCCCTGAAGTGTCCCTCCTTTATTATCCCCTGCTTCACGAGCCTGTTTGCTATCCTGTCTGCAATTATCGGCTTGAAAATCTCACTTAAGTCAAGGGCAAGGGAGAACCTCCTCTCGCTCGGTTCATGGAGGTAGCTCACCGTTGGAGCCAGTTGGGTGTTGTAGAGTTCACTAACTATTGTTGCATAGAGCCTTGAGTTCAAGAAGCTTATCAGGGCGTTCATTTCATTTTCTGGTGGTCTCCTTGTTCTCCTTACGATCTTAAATCCATCCGGCAGAACTTCGTCCCAAAGATTATAATATTCCTGCCTTATCCTTGCCTCAACGTTCATAACCTCCGTTATCTTCCTCGCGCTTTCAAGCTCTTTTAGAAGCTCCCCAAAGGAAGCGTTTATTTTCCAGCGTTTTAGGTTGAGCTCCATGTTTTTTGCCGAACCAGTAACAAAAAGCTTTGCAAGCTTGAGCCTTTTTTCTTTATTCAGGTAATGTTCGGCCTGCTTGATAAGCAAATCTCCAGAATGAAGGCTTTCCCTCGGGTAAAAGGAACCATCATAATGACCGTAGTAGTTGAAAAAGTGGACTGCAATCCCCTTCTGGGCTAGAAAATGGAGAGCCTGTGAGCTTATATTCACATGGCCGTAAATATAGATGTCGTAAATTCCTTCAACGGCAAGAGGCTTTTTGCCTTGGGCGTTTTCAAAATAGAGGGTGTTTTCTCTCCTAGTAAGAGCACCATCTGAAAGCAGGGTTATGGACTTTTTCCTCATCCCAATCACACCCAACAGAGCTCATAATAGGCACATCTTTTACATTTCTTCGATTTAAGCGGTTTCGGCGGGGCAGGGAGAGAGGTTATCCTTTCAACCTCCCTTATTGCGTCTTCAACCTCCTCTTCTCTCCCATCTAGGGTTAGCTCTTTGGTCTCTCTGAGTTTGGGATAGTTAATGATAGCTCTTGCCTTTATGCCGAGCTTTTTGAGGTAGTAAAGGTAGTAGAGAGCCTGCATCTCATGGGCTTTCCCCATTGATCTGCCCTTTTTAATTTCGTGAACCTCGATAATGTCACCTTTTTTAATGAAGTCTATCTTTATGCTTCCTATCTGGACTTCCTTTTCTTCTCCGAAATAGCTCTTCTCATGTAGGAATTTGCCCAAGTCGACCCACTCACTTTCTTGCTCCATGGTGATGCCCTTCGAGAAGTACCAGAGCTTTGTAGGGCAGATGAAGAGGTAGTTGATTTCGGTGCCGGTGAGAAGGAGTTCGTTGAGAGAGTATTCCTCAGTTGACGTTGTTCGGGAATTATAATTTTGACTGTAATTTTTGCTACGGTTTTTGCTGTTACAGTCGAAATTGTAATTTTTACTATGGTTTTCCCCATAATCACTCAAAGTATCTCTCCTCCGCTTAGTGGGACCCTCTGAAGCCCCTTGTCGGGGTTATACTCAAGCTCTGCAACAAGAATGTATTTTCCATAACCCGTATCAGAAAGTCTGTGGAAGTTTTCCTGTTCAGCTTTATAGAACCACCAAGGAATTGGAATGAGATACCTATACACTTCCATGCCCATTTTCTTGTCAAGAAGTTCACTGGCTATTCCCTGATAAGTCCCGGGAACTGCTTCGAGACCATTGAACATCTGGTAGAACTTTTGCTCATCTTCGCCCTCCATCATAGGCTTTACGTTGTTGAAGACCTCTTGAGCCATATTCTGATAGTAGCGAACCTCATCTACAAGCTTGTCGGAAACGGGCATGTAGGCGCGGCTTACCAGTTCGGGGATTAGGGATTCTCTCAGTTCTTTTCCATCAAAGTCTTGGAGCATCTTTAAGCTCTCCTCAACAACCTCGTAGGGTGTGTATATCTTCTTATCAGCTTCTGAGCCTTTGGTCAGGACATAAACATCTTCTACCTTCCCCTCTCTCCATCCCTGTCTGTTTACTCTTCCAAATCGCTGTATTAATGCGTCTAGAGGTGCTGGTTCTGTTAGTATAGTCGAGAAACTAACATCAAGGGAAACCTCTACGACCTGTGTAGCAATGACAAAGTCATATTCAGACATTTTTTCAAGAAGCAACCTTTCCTTGGTTTCCCTGTCACCTTGGGTAAA comes from Thermococcus litoralis DSM 5473 and encodes:
- the cas7a gene encoding type I-A CRISPR-associated protein Cas7/Csa2, coding for MFLSVGVRFEANVEALNMVETAGNYGKHRRVPYLVEEDGKLKTVYVPAISGESLAHAYQEHLVREALSAGLPVCDDCQRGEFYKSMNKVHLGKKVNPIPDDPKAIEEAIVKACVVEDVGGFLYAEKPPVRRSSAFQVSYALPVKSVALFATSEPQLHARHAQMDASSKKGNASEQMIYYVETGTALYGFTFNLDLDAVGVSAITSKPVLDGDEIKKRREVSLKALFRMLSSSQFGAKLSRFFPVGGITELVVAVTDHPFVVTSPIYDDYIEKTKRRLEVLKSFGEESFLVVAGEEKVPEEALKEAIDYLNEKGAF
- the csa5 gene encoding type I-A CRISPR-associated protein Csa5, yielding MVETEYEGIVKMLRFFVQTKNFSYVDRIGNALNPEPVEVTLLEALRAFRSIRESASIGGDGRRYVEKDGNKIPVPGIPSDEEVKKFLDDVRSDMGVAKLVATLALSYPSKKENSGGDEWCF
- the cas1b gene encoding type I-B CRISPR-associated endonuclease Cas1b; this translates as MRKKSITLLSDGALTRRENTLYFENAQGKKPLAVEGIYDIYIYGHVNISSQALHFLAQKGIAVHFFNYYGHYDGSFYPRESLHSGDLLIKQAEHYLNKEKRLKLAKLFVTGSAKNMELNLKRWKINASFGELLKELESARKITEVMNVEARIRQEYYNLWDEVLPDGFKIVRRTRRPPENEMNALISFLNSRLYATIVSELYNTQLAPTVSYLHEPSERRFSLALDLSEIFKPIIADRIANRLVKQGIIKEGHFREELNGVLLTKEGMKTVLKAYNEELGKSVKHPGLKKNVTKQRLIRLEAYKLIKHLVGIKDYEPLVAWF
- the cas4 gene encoding CRISPR-associated protein Cas4, translated to MSDYGENHSKNYNFDCNSKNRSKNYSQNYNSRTTSTEEYSLNELLLTGTEINYLFICPTKLWYFSKGITMEQESEWVDLGKFLHEKSYFGEEKEVQIGSIKIDFIKKGDIIEVHEIKKGRSMGKAHEMQALYYLYYLKKLGIKARAIINYPKLRETKELTLDGREEEVEDAIREVERITSLPAPPKPLKSKKCKRCAYYELCWV